A window from Nothobranchius furzeri strain GRZ-AD chromosome 17, NfurGRZ-RIMD1, whole genome shotgun sequence encodes these proteins:
- the LOC139063613 gene encoding uncharacterized protein isoform X1: MSKDTRVTEGKFRDGCSKRGRKNAVRGWLILRACGLVTTQLEWERCFLTEVDKSEDLLSGPDSQEMLVLPPSGQKPLVNKQRRLGVMPPKRVSLYGLVDGKPVRINPNGPWNAHVWERIVLVSDGTSHKGTRVARREKILQRITRSTLVKHFDCVRRDVSRGQTRLPCQLSLFREGDVDWCWISTPHNDYVQECEEPRRVVRMQPSPAKVDVPMQEVSPPEFDLRQQLQAAPSVQAMVPPVMNAINPHVCLYPGNLNMQYFPQFMPFHEAWFQGGC, translated from the exons GGGAAAATTTAGGGATGGCTGCAGTAAGCGAGGGAGGAAGAACGCGGTGAGAGGATGGCTGATATTGAGAGCTTGTGGGCTCGTGACGACCCAGCTGGAGTGGGAGCGATGTTTTCTAACAGAG gttGATAAATCAGAGGATCTATTGTCTGGCCCAGACTCtcaggagatgctggtgctgCCACCCAGTGGACAGAAGCCGCTGGTGAACAAGCAACGTCGGCTTGGGGTGATGCCACCCAAGAGAGTTTCACTTTACGGGCTGGTGGATGGTAAACCTGTAAGGATAAACCCGAATGGACCGTGGAACGCACATGTTTGGGAACGTATTGTGTTGGTCTCTGATGGTACCAGTCATAAAGGGACTCGAGTGGCGAGGAGGGAGAAGATTCTTCAGAGAATTACACGCTCGACTCTAGTTAAGCATTTTGATTGTGTCAGGCGCGATGTGTCGCGGGGCCAGACGCGCTTGCCCTGTCAACTCTCACTTTTCAGAGAAGGCGACGTAGATTGGTGCTGGATCAGTACACCCCACAACGACTACGTGCAGGAGTGCGAAGAACCAAGGCGTGTGGTCAGGATGCAACCATCGCCTGCCAAGGTGGACGTTCCGATGCAGGAAGTGAGCCCTCCGGAGTTCGATCTGCGTCAGCAGCTTCAGGCCGCTCCGTCTGTCCAGGCCATGGTGCCACCAGTGATGAATGCAATAAATCCACATGTTTGCTTGTATCCAGGAAATTTGAATATGCAGTATTTTCCGCAGTTTATGCCATTTCACGAAGCCTGGTttcaaggggggtgttga
- the LOC139063613 gene encoding uncharacterized protein isoform X2: MMVDKSEDLLSGPDSQEMLVLPPSGQKPLVNKQRRLGVMPPKRVSLYGLVDGKPVRINPNGPWNAHVWERIVLVSDGTSHKGTRVARREKILQRITRSTLVKHFDCVRRDVSRGQTRLPCQLSLFREGDVDWCWISTPHNDYVQECEEPRRVVRMQPSPAKVDVPMQEVSPPEFDLRQQLQAAPSVQAMVPPVMNAINPHVCLYPGNLNMQYFPQFMPFHEAWFQGGC; this comes from the exons ATGATG gttGATAAATCAGAGGATCTATTGTCTGGCCCAGACTCtcaggagatgctggtgctgCCACCCAGTGGACAGAAGCCGCTGGTGAACAAGCAACGTCGGCTTGGGGTGATGCCACCCAAGAGAGTTTCACTTTACGGGCTGGTGGATGGTAAACCTGTAAGGATAAACCCGAATGGACCGTGGAACGCACATGTTTGGGAACGTATTGTGTTGGTCTCTGATGGTACCAGTCATAAAGGGACTCGAGTGGCGAGGAGGGAGAAGATTCTTCAGAGAATTACACGCTCGACTCTAGTTAAGCATTTTGATTGTGTCAGGCGCGATGTGTCGCGGGGCCAGACGCGCTTGCCCTGTCAACTCTCACTTTTCAGAGAAGGCGACGTAGATTGGTGCTGGATCAGTACACCCCACAACGACTACGTGCAGGAGTGCGAAGAACCAAGGCGTGTGGTCAGGATGCAACCATCGCCTGCCAAGGTGGACGTTCCGATGCAGGAAGTGAGCCCTCCGGAGTTCGATCTGCGTCAGCAGCTTCAGGCCGCTCCGTCTGTCCAGGCCATGGTGCCACCAGTGATGAATGCAATAAATCCACATGTTTGCTTGTATCCAGGAAATTTGAATATGCAGTATTTTCCGCAGTTTATGCCATTTCACGAAGCCTGGTttcaaggggggtgttga